A portion of the Paenibacillus hamazuiensis genome contains these proteins:
- a CDS encoding VOC family protein gives MAPIRVRYIVDDVEATIAFYTQHLDFIVKTHPAPGFAVLQRGDLNLLVNAKNDPGGAAQAMPDGRKPEPGGWNRIQIEVDDLGGLVETLRQAGLRFRNDIITGFGGRQILVDDPSGNPIELFEPPGK, from the coding sequence ATGGCCCCTATCAGAGTACGTTACATTGTCGACGATGTGGAAGCGACAATCGCCTTCTACACACAGCATCTTGACTTCATTGTCAAAACGCATCCTGCGCCCGGTTTTGCCGTTTTGCAGCGAGGTGACTTGAATCTTCTTGTGAATGCAAAAAATGATCCGGGCGGAGCCGCTCAAGCCATGCCGGATGGGCGAAAACCGGAACCCGGCGGCTGGAATCGGATTCAAATCGAGGTCGATGATCTGGGCGGCCTTGTCGAGACCCTGCGTCAAGCAGGCTTGCGCTTCCGCAATGATATTATCACAGGTTTTGGCGGTAGGCAGATCTTGGTGGATGACCCATCAGGTAATCCTATCGAACTTTTTGAGCCTCCAGGCAAATGA
- a CDS encoding response regulator transcription factor: METTLLLVDDEVKMLEAMAAYLQNEGFRIVTATTGKDALTAAKTERPALVVLDWMLPGMSGIEVCRELRNMGSCGIIMLTAKTEETDKIIGLEIGADDFMTKPYSLRELAARIRSVLRRIQGKPEELQTMLRGDLTIIESKCQVMKDGAEIVLTPTEFKLLITLAAKPGIVFSRLQLMKKIMEDDFINYERTIDSHISNLRKKIENDPASPKYIQTVFGFGYRFGDKL; the protein is encoded by the coding sequence ATGGAAACAACTTTACTTCTGGTGGACGATGAAGTGAAAATGCTTGAGGCGATGGCTGCCTATTTGCAAAATGAAGGATTTCGGATTGTGACCGCCACCACGGGCAAGGATGCGCTGACCGCAGCCAAAACGGAGCGTCCGGCTTTGGTTGTTTTGGATTGGATGCTTCCGGGGATGAGCGGAATTGAAGTTTGCCGCGAACTTCGGAACATGGGCTCTTGTGGCATCATTATGCTGACGGCAAAAACGGAGGAAACGGATAAAATTATCGGTTTGGAAATCGGAGCCGACGATTTCATGACCAAGCCTTACAGCTTGAGAGAGCTCGCGGCGAGAATACGCTCCGTGTTGCGCCGCATTCAGGGCAAACCCGAAGAACTTCAGACGATGCTGAGGGGTGACTTGACGATTATCGAATCGAAATGCCAAGTGATGAAGGATGGCGCGGAAATCGTTCTTACTCCTACCGAATTTAAATTGCTGATTACTTTGGCCGCCAAGCCCGGTATTGTATTCAGTCGGCTTCAACTGATGAAAAAGATCATGGAAGACGATTTCATCAACTACGAGCGCACGATCGACTCCCACATCAGCAACTTGCGGAAAAAGATCGAGAACGACCCGGCGAGCCCGAAGTATATCCAAACCGTGTTCGGATTCGGTTATCGATTCGGTGACAAGTTATGA
- a CDS encoding DUF6223 family protein, with amino-acid sequence MKMKLISFVILCACLLVPTIAFADVPSGNVGYGLTPGRLRAIVAAVVGLISVVIGGLSMARSAGRFGTGSGRAGAIVAMVLGLIGIALAVLHLAGSTGGFGTGNGRAGAIVAMVLGLAGLVLAGLTLARSRRAG; translated from the coding sequence ATGAAAATGAAGCTGATTTCATTCGTCATACTTTGTGCATGTCTGCTTGTTCCAACGATTGCCTTCGCTGATGTGCCGAGCGGTAATGTCGGGTACGGGTTGACACCCGGACGACTCAGGGCCATCGTGGCTGCGGTGGTGGGGCTGATCAGCGTGGTCATCGGCGGGCTGTCTATGGCCCGTTCCGCCGGTCGTTTCGGCACCGGCAGCGGGCGAGCCGGAGCCATCGTGGCCATGGTGCTGGGGCTGATCGGCATTGCCCTCGCCGTGCTGCATTTGGCGGGCTCCACCGGCGGGTTCGGCACCGGCAACGGGCGGGCCGGGGCCATCGTGGCCATGGTGCTCGGGCTGGCCGGCTTGGTCCTCGCCGGGCTAACTCTGGCCCGCTCCCGCCGTGCCGGTTGA